A part of Limibacillus halophilus genomic DNA contains:
- a CDS encoding class I SAM-dependent methyltransferase produces the protein MDLKEEEILGAAIVDHWYYRSKGAALRSLLKGLPARRLVDVGAGSGIFSKQLLEHGLAAEAYCIDPYYSEERDETHAGRPLSFRRVLEPSGRADLVLMMDVLEHVDDDLALLTQYSNDLAPGARVAITVPAFTFLWSGHDVFLEHRRRYSLAELEDLVRRAGLEIERGRYFFGLIFPLVAVLRLLESRRVKRGDLQPASSLRKAPEPLNSLLVAAHALERILLFPINRMAGLTAFCLARKP, from the coding sequence ATGGATCTGAAAGAAGAAGAAATACTGGGCGCAGCCATTGTTGACCATTGGTACTACCGGTCCAAGGGAGCCGCGCTCCGTTCTTTGCTGAAGGGATTGCCTGCACGACGTCTCGTGGATGTAGGCGCCGGGTCCGGGATTTTTTCCAAACAGCTCTTGGAACATGGCTTGGCAGCCGAAGCTTACTGCATCGACCCTTACTACAGCGAGGAACGGGATGAAACGCACGCTGGGCGGCCACTGAGCTTTCGGCGCGTGCTGGAGCCCTCCGGCCGCGCCGACTTGGTCTTGATGATGGATGTACTGGAGCACGTGGACGATGATCTGGCGCTTTTGACCCAGTACAGCAATGATTTAGCACCCGGTGCCCGCGTTGCTATTACAGTGCCAGCCTTCACATTTCTTTGGTCTGGCCACGATGTCTTCCTGGAGCATAGGCGGCGGTACAGCCTGGCCGAGTTGGAAGATCTCGTCCGGCGCGCAGGCTTGGAGATCGAGCGAGGCCGGTACTTCTTCGGCCTTATCTTCCCTTTGGTCGCGGTTCTTCGGCTACTTGAGAGTAGACGGGTAAAGCGCGGGGACCTGCAACCGGCAAGTTCCCTCAGAAAAGCTCCGGAACCCTTGAATAGCCTCCTTGTGGCAGCTCATGCCCTGGAGCGAATCCTCCTGTTTCCAATAAATCGCATGGCTGGTCTGACGGCCTTTTGCCTTGCCAGAA